Proteins co-encoded in one Metabacillus sp. KUDC1714 genomic window:
- a CDS encoding beta-galactosidase, which yields MINEKLPKIWYGGDYNPEQWGKEDWDEDVRMFKLAGIDVATLNVFSWALNQPNEETYDFAWLDEQIERLYQNGIYTCLATSTAAHPAWMAKKYPDVLRVDYQGRKRKFGGRHNSCPNSPTYRKYAEQMADRLGERYKDHPGVLIWHVSNEYGGYCYCDNCAENFRKWLQEKYGNLASLNKAWNTRFWGHTFYDWDEIVPPNALSEEWNGDSTSFQGISLDYRIFQSDSLLECFKLERDVLKKHTPTIPITTNLMGTYKELDYFKWGKEMDVVSWDNYPAYDTPESFTAMRHDLMRGLKSGQPFMLMEQTPSQQNWQPYNSLKRPGVMRLWSYQAVARGADTVMFFQLRRSVGACEKYHGAVIEHVGHENTRVFRETSALGKELSKLSNTLLDARVKAKVAIVFDWENRWATELSSGPSKALDYVNEVHKYYAALFGENISVDMIGVDEDLSKYEIVFAPVLYMVKSGYANKVKEFVQNGGTFVTTFFSGIVNEHDLVTLGGYPGELRDLLGIWVEEIDSLPPEEKNQIVVKKEAGSLTGSYECSLLFDIIHSEGAEVLAEYGSDFYAGTPVITCNSYGKGKAYYVGTCPDTAFLTDFVKTICDEKEIKPLLDVPKGVEVTERSKDGFSYLFVMNHNASTIEFEISEGTDLLTGKEFNGTTSLDGYGVMIVKK from the coding sequence ATGATTAACGAAAAGCTTCCAAAAATTTGGTATGGCGGAGATTATAATCCAGAGCAGTGGGGAAAAGAGGATTGGGATGAAGATGTCCGTATGTTTAAACTAGCAGGAATTGATGTAGCAACATTAAATGTTTTTTCTTGGGCATTAAATCAGCCTAATGAAGAAACATATGATTTTGCATGGCTGGATGAACAAATTGAGCGTTTATATCAAAATGGAATTTATACGTGTTTGGCAACTAGTACAGCGGCGCATCCAGCTTGGATGGCAAAAAAATATCCAGACGTACTAAGGGTTGATTACCAAGGAAGAAAACGGAAGTTTGGCGGTAGACACAATTCCTGTCCAAACAGCCCAACCTATCGAAAGTATGCAGAACAGATGGCAGACCGGTTAGGTGAAAGATATAAGGATCATCCTGGAGTATTAATTTGGCATGTTTCCAATGAATATGGCGGCTACTGTTATTGTGACAATTGTGCTGAGAACTTCAGAAAATGGCTTCAAGAAAAATACGGAAACTTAGCGAGCTTAAATAAAGCATGGAACACTCGCTTTTGGGGTCATACGTTTTATGATTGGGATGAAATTGTCCCTCCGAATGCTTTAAGTGAAGAGTGGAATGGGGATTCTACTAGCTTTCAAGGAATATCTTTAGATTATCGAATTTTTCAATCCGATAGCTTACTAGAATGCTTTAAGCTTGAGAGGGATGTCTTGAAAAAGCATACTCCTACTATCCCAATCACAACAAATTTAATGGGTACCTATAAAGAGCTCGATTATTTTAAATGGGGCAAAGAAATGGATGTTGTTTCTTGGGATAACTATCCTGCTTATGACACACCTGAGAGCTTTACGGCGATGAGGCATGATCTTATGAGAGGCTTGAAAAGCGGCCAGCCTTTTATGCTAATGGAGCAGACGCCGAGCCAGCAAAATTGGCAGCCATATAATTCGTTGAAACGGCCGGGTGTTATGCGCTTATGGAGCTATCAAGCAGTGGCCCGTGGTGCGGATACGGTCATGTTTTTCCAATTGAGAAGATCAGTTGGAGCCTGTGAAAAATACCATGGAGCAGTGATCGAACATGTTGGTCATGAGAATACTAGAGTTTTCCGGGAAACATCTGCACTTGGCAAGGAACTGTCGAAGCTTTCTAATACATTGCTCGATGCACGTGTAAAAGCTAAAGTAGCGATCGTGTTTGATTGGGAAAACCGCTGGGCAACGGAATTATCAAGTGGCCCTTCAAAGGCATTGGATTATGTAAATGAAGTTCATAAATATTATGCCGCCTTATTTGGAGAAAATATTTCGGTTGACATGATTGGTGTTGATGAAGATTTAAGCAAATATGAAATCGTCTTTGCGCCCGTGTTATATATGGTGAAATCAGGGTATGCCAATAAGGTAAAAGAATTTGTTCAAAATGGAGGAACATTTGTGACAACGTTCTTTAGCGGAATTGTGAATGAACATGACCTTGTCACCCTTGGCGGTTATCCAGGAGAACTGCGAGATCTCCTTGGCATTTGGGTTGAGGAAATCGATTCTCTGCCACCTGAAGAAAAAAATCAAATTGTCGTCAAAAAAGAAGCAGGCAGCCTAACCGGTAGCTATGAGTGCAGTTTATTGTTTGATATTATCCATTCAGAGGGTGCAGAAGTGCTGGCTGAATATGGTTCTGACTTTTATGCGGGTACACCGGTGATTACGTGTAATTCCTATGGAAAAGGGAAAGCGTATTACGTAGGAACATGCCCTGACACAGCGTTTTTAACGGATTTTGTGAAAACGATTTGTGATGAAAAGGAAATAAAACCATTACTTGATGTTCCAAAAGGGGTGGAAGTGACAGAGAGAAGCAAGGATGGTTTCTCTTACTTATTTGTCATGAACCACAATGCATCAACAATAGAATTCGAGATAAGTGAAGGAACAGACCTGTTAACAGGTAAGGAATTTAACGGGACAACTTCATTAGATGGATATGGAGTCATGATTGTAAAGAAATAG
- a CDS encoding AraC family transcriptional regulator, protein MKKHFLIPLNESKLPLFAETIGFNPTQENITRPNGYPYYHWIQTVSGQGSIMIQNQQINLTANNGILLLPHMAHSYKNEQSDSTPWKTLYVTFGGMMVKEILITLGLYQSAFFHWEQEAPISTFITKVLKQSDETTDSFSISASSHVYEFLLLLKKYGKTDKSSLKETNNLVTLYSLIDWMKSHISNPDVSLDEMALFINTSKRHLNSLFQKNFHVTPYAYLVNLRIQQAKKLLLENNSATIGEIALQVGFRSSSHFVATFRKMVGIPPEKYRHLNGVF, encoded by the coding sequence ATGAAAAAACATTTTCTCATCCCATTAAATGAAAGTAAACTGCCGCTTTTTGCTGAAACGATTGGTTTCAATCCTACACAAGAAAATATTACACGGCCAAATGGTTATCCTTATTACCATTGGATTCAAACTGTTAGCGGACAAGGTTCTATCATGATTCAAAATCAACAGATCAACCTCACGGCTAATAACGGGATCCTCCTTCTACCGCATATGGCACATTCGTATAAAAATGAACAAAGTGATTCTACTCCATGGAAAACACTTTATGTAACATTTGGCGGGATGATGGTAAAAGAGATTTTGATTACACTTGGACTCTATCAATCTGCTTTTTTTCACTGGGAACAAGAAGCACCAATTTCCACATTCATTACGAAAGTGTTAAAACAAAGTGACGAGACAACAGACAGCTTTAGCATAAGCGCCTCTTCCCATGTCTATGAATTTCTCTTGCTTTTAAAAAAGTATGGGAAAACCGATAAAAGTAGCTTGAAAGAAACCAATAACTTAGTTACGTTATATTCACTCATTGACTGGATGAAATCCCATATTTCCAACCCAGATGTCAGCCTTGATGAAATGGCTCTCTTTATTAATACATCAAAACGCCATTTGAATTCGTTGTTTCAAAAGAACTTTCACGTAACACCCTATGCCTATTTAGTGAATTTACGAATTCAGCAAGCTAAAAAACTCCTTTTAGAAAACAATTCAGCTACAATCGGTGAAATTGCCCTGCAAGTCGGTTTTCGTTCCTCAAGCCATTTTGTGGCTACTTTCAGAAAAATGGTCGGGATTCCTCCAGAAAAATACCGGCATTTAAATGGTGTATTTTGA
- a CDS encoding PspA/IM30 family protein, translated as MGIFKRIKTIAKADINGLLDGMEDPIAMLNEYSREMEQEMAKAQKALSRQIFVENKQAALILETKNVVDKRTRQAKLAIEQEEDMMAKLAVQEKLTHEKQLSLYQQQYEAIQGQTEILKEKLYELQEIYNELQHKKVLLASRANVAQSIKHIQQATVSFQADTIVRGVARAEERVLLMESEAQAGSQFANSFAIHDAAYRNYVNEEELNREIEKLKSEK; from the coding sequence ATGGGTATTTTTAAAAGAATAAAAACAATTGCAAAGGCTGATATTAACGGACTACTGGATGGAATGGAAGATCCAATAGCTATGTTAAATGAGTATTCGAGAGAGATGGAGCAAGAAATGGCGAAAGCTCAGAAGGCTCTTTCTCGTCAAATATTTGTAGAAAATAAACAAGCAGCACTTATTCTGGAAACAAAGAATGTAGTGGATAAAAGAACACGACAAGCAAAGCTTGCCATTGAGCAGGAAGAGGATATGATGGCGAAATTAGCTGTGCAAGAAAAATTAACGCACGAAAAGCAACTCAGTCTCTATCAACAGCAATATGAAGCGATTCAAGGACAAACGGAAATACTTAAGGAAAAATTATATGAATTACAAGAAATCTATAACGAATTACAGCATAAGAAAGTATTATTAGCATCGCGTGCGAATGTGGCTCAGTCTATTAAACATATTCAGCAAGCAACTGTTTCCTTCCAAGCCGATACAATAGTTAGAGGTGTTGCCCGTGCAGAAGAACGAGTTTTATTAATGGAATCAGAGGCACAAGCTGGTAGCCAATTTGCGAATTCCTTCGCAATTCATGATGCTGCATATCGTAACTATGTGAATGAAGAGGAATTAAATAGAGAAATCGAAAAGCTAAAAAGTGAAAAATAG